A region from the Actinoplanes sp. OR16 genome encodes:
- a CDS encoding glycerophosphodiester phosphodiesterase, translating to MRNKARHTPRVDHPYLDGPRPLAFAHRGGAAEGDENTAAAFLRAVELGYRYVETDVHATADGVPVVIHDPVLDRVAGRPGRVADLTWADLSTVRVGGAAAVPRLEEVLDAWPEIRFNVDVKTDAVAEPAVEAVRRTGGEDRVLLASFSDRRLSRVRRLAGPRVATSLGMGEVARLRIASAAGLPLRVPASAIAAQIPVRHGRITVLTPRFLAYLHRLGLAVHIWTIDDAETMNTLLDMGVDGIMTDRIDVLKDVFSARGLWFR from the coding sequence ATGCGCAACAAAGCCCGGCATACTCCTCGCGTGGATCATCCGTATCTGGACGGGCCGCGGCCGCTCGCCTTCGCGCACCGCGGCGGCGCCGCGGAGGGCGACGAGAACACGGCGGCGGCCTTCCTCCGGGCGGTCGAGCTGGGCTACCGGTACGTGGAGACGGACGTCCACGCCACGGCGGACGGCGTCCCGGTCGTCATCCACGATCCCGTCCTGGACCGGGTGGCCGGCCGTCCCGGCCGGGTCGCCGACCTCACCTGGGCCGACCTCTCCACGGTGCGGGTCGGCGGCGCGGCGGCGGTGCCCCGGCTCGAGGAGGTTCTGGACGCCTGGCCGGAGATCCGCTTCAACGTCGACGTGAAGACCGACGCGGTCGCCGAGCCGGCCGTCGAGGCGGTACGCCGCACCGGCGGCGAGGACCGCGTCCTGCTCGCCTCGTTCAGCGACCGCCGGCTGTCCCGGGTCCGCCGGCTCGCCGGCCCTCGGGTGGCGACCTCGCTCGGCATGGGCGAGGTGGCCCGGCTGCGGATCGCCTCGGCCGCCGGGCTGCCGCTGCGGGTCCCCGCCTCGGCCATCGCCGCGCAGATCCCGGTGCGGCACGGCCGGATAACCGTGCTGACTCCGCGATTCCTCGCTTATCTGCACCGCCTCGGCCTTGCCGTGCACATCTGGACGATAGACGATGCGGAAACGATGAATACGCTGCTCGATATGGGCGTCGACGGCATCATGACCGACCGCATTGACGTCCTCAAGGACGTATTCTCGGCGCGCGGGCTCTGGTTCCGTTAA
- a CDS encoding siderophore-interacting protein produces MATRPARPAHEGVVTRVEQLTPHMVRVVVGGEALSRITAGQFTDHYIKVLFPQPGTDYPDPFDMGVIRETLPREAWPVVRTYTVRKWLPEVPEMWVDFVVHGDSGIAGPWAARAEPGDPFRFMGPGGGYAPDADAGWHLLAGDESALPAIAAALEGMPAGARVRAILEVEGPDEEQKLDTPADAQITWLHRGGRPVGSLLCPEVRGMDFPEGRVQAFVHGEANFVRDLRGHLRHDRGLTMDQLSISGYWRNGMNEDGWQSSKREFNEQTDREQETPAAV; encoded by the coding sequence ATGGCGACCAGACCAGCGCGACCGGCTCACGAGGGCGTGGTCACCCGGGTCGAGCAACTGACCCCGCACATGGTGCGCGTGGTGGTCGGCGGAGAGGCACTCTCCCGCATCACGGCCGGACAGTTCACCGATCACTACATCAAGGTGCTGTTCCCGCAGCCCGGGACCGACTATCCGGACCCCTTCGACATGGGCGTGATCCGTGAGACGCTGCCGCGCGAGGCCTGGCCGGTGGTCCGGACCTACACGGTGCGCAAGTGGCTGCCCGAGGTCCCGGAGATGTGGGTGGACTTCGTGGTGCACGGCGACAGCGGCATCGCCGGACCGTGGGCTGCCCGCGCCGAGCCCGGCGACCCGTTCCGGTTCATGGGCCCCGGCGGTGGCTACGCCCCGGACGCCGACGCCGGCTGGCACCTGCTCGCCGGTGACGAGAGCGCGCTGCCGGCCATCGCCGCCGCGCTGGAGGGCATGCCCGCCGGCGCCCGGGTCCGCGCGATCCTCGAGGTCGAGGGACCGGACGAGGAGCAGAAGCTGGACACCCCGGCCGACGCCCAGATCACCTGGCTGCACCGCGGTGGCCGCCCGGTCGGCTCGCTGCTCTGCCCGGAGGTCCGCGGCATGGACTTCCCCGAGGGCCGGGTCCAGGCGTTCGTGCACGGCGAGGCGAACTTCGTCCGCGATCTCCGCGGTCACCTGCGTCACGACCGCGGCCTCACGATGGACCAGCTCTCCATCTCCGGCTACTGGCGCAACGGGATGAACGAGGACGGCTGGCAGTCGAGCAAGAGGGAGTTCAACGAGCAGACCGACCGTGAGCAGGAGACGCCTGCCGCTGTGTAA
- a CDS encoding MFS transporter — protein sequence MVLLEERAVTRRQGRLFILIALLLAAVNLRLAVTSVGPVLTELRTGLGMSTTVAGLLTSVPVVCFAAIGLAAPRLARRFGAARVILGGLALLTAGLATRSFAADSALFLLLSAVALAGIALVNVLLPSVVKDFFPDQVGTVTGLYTVALNIGATAAAAATVPLTGAFGDDWRLGLACWALAAVVALPPWILMARNGAKTHNPDQRPSPVRVTRHPVAWALAVYFSMQSTSAYVIIGWLPQIYRDAGISASTAGVLFATTSFLGVPLGFILSSVAGRVRSQSAIAVALGVFGIAGWGGLLWSPSAAPWLWAVFLGIANTAFPLVLTMIALRGSSPATVVKLSAFAQSVGYLIAIPGPFVVGALHDATDSWKAPLAVMVALTIPQMIAGALAGRNRQI from the coding sequence GTGGTGTTACTTGAGGAGCGGGCGGTAACGCGCCGCCAGGGTCGGCTGTTCATCCTGATCGCGCTGTTGCTGGCGGCGGTCAACCTGCGTCTGGCGGTCACCAGCGTGGGTCCGGTGCTCACCGAACTTCGCACCGGCCTCGGGATGTCCACGACCGTGGCGGGCCTGCTCACCTCCGTACCGGTGGTGTGTTTCGCGGCGATCGGCCTGGCCGCGCCCCGCCTGGCCCGGCGCTTCGGCGCCGCTCGCGTGATCCTCGGTGGTCTCGCGCTGCTCACCGCGGGCCTGGCGACCCGCTCCTTCGCCGCCGACTCGGCACTGTTCCTGCTGCTCAGCGCGGTGGCCCTGGCCGGTATCGCCCTGGTCAACGTGCTGCTGCCGTCGGTCGTGAAGGACTTCTTCCCGGACCAGGTCGGCACGGTGACCGGTCTCTACACGGTGGCGCTGAACATCGGCGCGACAGCGGCGGCCGCTGCGACGGTGCCGCTGACCGGCGCGTTCGGCGACGACTGGCGTCTCGGCCTGGCCTGCTGGGCGCTGGCCGCGGTGGTCGCGCTCCCGCCGTGGATCCTGATGGCCCGCAACGGGGCGAAGACCCACAATCCAGATCAAAGGCCTTCGCCGGTACGGGTGACCCGCCACCCGGTCGCGTGGGCTCTGGCGGTCTATTTCAGCATGCAGTCGACATCCGCTTACGTGATCATCGGATGGCTGCCGCAGATCTACCGGGACGCCGGGATCTCCGCGTCGACGGCAGGCGTGCTCTTCGCGACGACGTCGTTCCTCGGGGTGCCGCTCGGCTTCATCCTCTCCTCGGTGGCCGGCCGGGTGCGCAGCCAGAGTGCCATCGCGGTCGCGCTGGGCGTCTTCGGCATCGCCGGCTGGGGCGGCCTGCTCTGGTCTCCGTCGGCCGCGCCCTGGCTGTGGGCTGTCTTCCTGGGCATCGCGAACACGGCGTTCCCGCTGGTCCTGACGATGATCGCGCTGCGCGGCAGTTCACCGGCCACTGTCGTGAAGCTGTCCGCCTTCGCCCAGAGCGTCGGCTACCTGATCGCGATCCCGGGCCCGTTCGTGGTCGGCGCGCTGCACGACGCCACCGACAGCTGGAAGGCCCCGCTCGCCGTCATGGTCGCCCTGACGATCCCCCAGATGATCGCCGGCGCCCTGGCCGGCCGGAACCGTCAGATCTGA
- a CDS encoding glycosyltransferase family 39 protein — translation MANALSDTADTERIDVIGRRPVAWWPVGLIAVGTTLLLLITASRYDYHRDELYFRMLGRHLQWGYVDQPPFTPLLGRLGIEIFGDTVWAMRVPFAIILGLVVLLSALIAREAGGGAAAQTIAAAGVVSVVPLSAAHVASTAAPDLLVWLAVILFVIRALLGGRERAWLAAGVTAGLGLYNKHLIVLLLLCLGTGLLIAGPREVFRSRWLWAGVVACLLVGSPNLIYQAVSGFPQAEMAAAIAGDRPLLIPMQFVLLILPPVWIAGIVVLLRDRRLRAIRSLAVAYPLMLLLLLAMGGQSYYPIGLLLALFAIGAVPAGRWATGAKRYVTGIAVAVFALLAIVSSLPVLPEDEIGESGIAEVNETVADQIGWRDYVWQIGGVYAGLSEADQRKAVLFTGNYGEAGALDRYGRSLGLPAVYSGHNELRHFGPPPDGRTVVVAVLQAPPRHLGECSAEARLRNTAGVVNEELDAQVYVCRLDQPWSVIWPRLAHYD, via the coding sequence GTGGCGAATGCTCTGAGTGACACTGCGGACACGGAGCGTATAGATGTCATCGGTCGCCGGCCCGTAGCCTGGTGGCCGGTCGGCCTGATCGCCGTCGGAACCACGCTGCTGCTCCTGATCACCGCGAGCCGGTACGACTACCACCGCGACGAGCTCTACTTCCGGATGCTCGGCCGGCACCTTCAGTGGGGATACGTCGACCAGCCGCCGTTCACGCCGTTGCTGGGCCGGCTCGGCATCGAGATCTTCGGCGACACGGTCTGGGCCATGCGGGTTCCGTTCGCGATCATTCTCGGACTCGTGGTGCTGCTCTCCGCCCTCATCGCCCGCGAGGCGGGTGGGGGCGCCGCCGCCCAGACGATCGCCGCTGCCGGGGTGGTCAGCGTGGTGCCGCTCTCCGCCGCGCACGTCGCCTCCACCGCCGCCCCGGACCTGCTCGTCTGGCTCGCGGTGATCCTCTTCGTGATCCGGGCGCTGCTCGGCGGCCGGGAGCGGGCCTGGCTCGCCGCGGGCGTGACGGCCGGGCTCGGCCTCTACAACAAGCACCTCATCGTGCTTCTGCTGCTCTGCCTCGGCACCGGGCTGCTGATCGCCGGTCCCCGGGAGGTGTTCCGGTCGCGGTGGCTCTGGGCCGGGGTGGTCGCGTGCCTGCTCGTCGGCTCACCCAACCTGATCTACCAGGCGGTCAGCGGCTTTCCACAGGCCGAGATGGCGGCCGCGATCGCCGGGGACCGCCCGCTGCTGATCCCGATGCAGTTCGTGCTGCTCATCCTGCCGCCGGTGTGGATCGCCGGGATCGTCGTGCTGCTCCGGGACCGCCGGCTGCGGGCGATCCGGTCGCTGGCCGTGGCGTATCCGCTCATGCTGCTCCTGCTGCTGGCCATGGGCGGGCAGTCGTATTACCCGATCGGCCTGCTGCTGGCGCTCTTCGCGATCGGCGCGGTGCCTGCCGGGCGATGGGCGACCGGCGCCAAACGGTACGTCACCGGCATCGCCGTGGCGGTCTTCGCGCTGCTCGCGATCGTGTCGTCGCTGCCGGTCCTGCCCGAGGACGAGATCGGGGAGAGCGGCATCGCCGAGGTCAACGAGACCGTCGCCGACCAGATCGGCTGGCGCGACTACGTCTGGCAGATCGGCGGCGTCTATGCGGGGCTGTCCGAGGCCGATCAGCGCAAGGCGGTGCTCTTCACCGGCAACTACGGAGAAGCAGGGGCATTGGATCGGTACGGGCGGTCGCTCGGCCTTCCGGCCGTCTACAGCGGACACAACGAGCTGCGCCACTTCGGCCCGCCGCCGGACGGCCGGACCGTCGTCGTCGCCGTGCTCCAGGCGCCACCCCGGCACCTCGGCGAGTGCTCGGCGGAGGCGCGGCTGCGCAACACCGCCGGGGTGGTGAACGAGGAACTCGACGCCCAGGTCTACGTCTGCCGGCTCGATCAGCCGTGGAGCGTGATCTGGCCCCGGCTGGCGCACTACGACTGA
- a CDS encoding ATP-binding protein, with the protein MPRGTANVHDHDREAAAEQAREGVRAWVRQTGSRVEGAGAYAILALLTASAVPPTVLDQSSGDRLADLMADAGTDPGAGRSVFAARLLPRLTATGENGRALHEEISRVLRAADAVNTALAEAAATDDELRRVLEAAFQEIGLGVPELRWMLTDVRESADRLRRQLATRSLRLRRERDEMRRHLVAFTREQLPAGDAVPADVPGGAVPPYPGLVHFEPEDAPWFRGREPEIAEMLGHLAEQAAGGPPLIVTGVSGAGKSSLVRAGLLPGLASGALGAQAAAWPWVLVHPGVRPTARLRTRIRTLIPAPEDESRPDDSTEDDPSIAALAAAATAAGRRPVIVVDQFEELFTQCADPAERLAYVTELTSAAPALVVIAVRSDFYQDCVELPPLAKVLTAGHMVVGPLGADAIRRAVVEPAEHSGLSVEPGLPGLLLRDLGAEDGRPYEPGSLPLLAHALRATWDRREGVRLTVGAYRETGGIRHAIAETAERIYREQSPDERDRLREALLELVAVTANGTVVRRRADRAAADSLVLRRLVRARLVTVGADTVEISHDALLHHWPRLAGWVAEAREDAVLQHRITEAAAEWDRSGRDPGLLPRGSRLLAARESLDQPDGVVGDYLAAGWAAAEEQEAGRRRVAHRLRRLVAGADPGRPERRQR; encoded by the coding sequence ATGCCACGAGGGACGGCCAACGTGCACGACCATGATCGGGAAGCCGCGGCCGAGCAGGCCAGGGAGGGTGTGCGCGCCTGGGTCCGGCAGACCGGGTCCCGGGTGGAGGGCGCCGGCGCGTACGCGATTCTGGCACTCCTGACCGCCTCCGCAGTCCCGCCGACCGTTCTCGATCAGTCGAGCGGTGACCGTCTCGCCGACCTCATGGCCGATGCCGGGACGGACCCCGGCGCCGGCCGCTCCGTGTTCGCCGCCCGCCTGCTACCCCGCCTGACCGCCACCGGCGAGAACGGCCGTGCGCTGCACGAGGAGATCTCCCGGGTGCTGCGCGCCGCGGACGCGGTCAACACGGCGCTCGCCGAGGCCGCGGCCACCGACGACGAGCTGCGGCGGGTGCTGGAGGCCGCGTTCCAGGAGATCGGGCTCGGCGTTCCCGAGCTGCGCTGGATGCTCACCGACGTCCGGGAGAGCGCGGACCGCCTGCGCCGGCAGCTCGCCACCCGGAGCCTGCGGCTGCGCCGCGAGCGCGACGAGATGCGCCGCCACCTGGTCGCGTTCACCCGCGAGCAGCTCCCGGCCGGGGACGCGGTGCCGGCCGACGTGCCGGGTGGCGCGGTGCCGCCCTATCCCGGTCTGGTCCACTTCGAACCCGAGGACGCGCCCTGGTTCCGCGGCCGTGAACCGGAGATCGCCGAGATGCTGGGCCACCTCGCCGAGCAGGCGGCCGGCGGTCCGCCGCTGATCGTCACGGGCGTCTCCGGCGCGGGCAAATCGTCGCTGGTCCGGGCGGGACTTCTGCCCGGCTTGGCGTCGGGCGCGCTCGGCGCGCAGGCGGCGGCTTGGCCGTGGGTTCTGGTCCATCCGGGCGTACGTCCGACAGCGAGGCTCCGAACGCGGATACGAACCCTGATCCCCGCACCTGAGGACGAGTCGCGGCCGGACGACTCCACTGAGGATGATCCGTCGATCGCCGCCCTCGCCGCCGCTGCGACCGCGGCCGGGCGCCGGCCCGTCATCGTGGTCGACCAGTTCGAAGAGCTCTTCACGCAGTGCGCCGACCCGGCCGAGCGCCTCGCCTACGTCACCGAGCTGACCAGCGCCGCGCCGGCCCTCGTCGTGATCGCGGTCCGTTCCGACTTCTACCAGGACTGCGTCGAGCTGCCGCCGCTCGCGAAGGTCCTGACCGCCGGTCACATGGTGGTCGGCCCGCTCGGCGCGGACGCGATCCGCCGGGCCGTCGTCGAGCCCGCCGAGCATTCCGGCCTCAGCGTCGAGCCGGGCCTGCCCGGCCTGTTGTTGCGCGATCTCGGCGCCGAGGACGGGCGCCCGTACGAGCCGGGCTCCCTGCCCCTGCTCGCCCACGCCCTGCGCGCCACCTGGGATCGACGTGAGGGCGTCCGGCTGACCGTCGGCGCGTACCGGGAGACCGGCGGCATCCGGCACGCGATCGCCGAGACGGCCGAGCGGATCTACCGGGAACAGTCACCGGACGAGCGGGACCGGCTGCGCGAGGCGCTGCTCGAACTGGTAGCGGTGACGGCGAACGGCACCGTGGTCCGCCGACGGGCCGACCGCGCCGCCGCCGACTCCCTCGTGCTGCGCCGCCTGGTCCGCGCCCGCCTCGTGACGGTCGGCGCGGACACCGTGGAGATCAGTCACGACGCCCTGCTCCACCACTGGCCACGGCTCGCCGGCTGGGTGGCCGAGGCCCGCGAGGATGCGGTGCTCCAGCACCGGATCACCGAGGCGGCAGCGGAGTGGGACCGGTCCGGCCGCGACCCGGGCCTGCTCCCCCGGGGCTCCCGCCTGCTGGCCGCCCGGGAGAGTCTGGACCAGCCGGACGGCGTCGTCGGCGACTACCTGGCCGCCGGCTGGGCCGCCGCCGAAGAACAGGAGGCGGGCCGCCGCCGGGTCGCCCACCGCCTCCGCCGCCTGGTGGCCGGCGCCGACCCGGGCCGCCCGGAGCGCCGGCAGCGCTGA
- a CDS encoding 4'-phosphopantetheinyl transferase, with amino-acid sequence MLERLLPAAVRSAEAFGDDPGEPCFPGEEDLVASAVPGRRREFVTARRCAREALALLGRPAVAIRPGSRREPLWPDGITGSITHCAGYRAAAVALRSEVASVGIDAEPHAPLPVRVLPAVTTEADREHLAGLEPGTHWDRLLFSAKESIYKAWYPITGRWLGFDDVTLTIEPAAGTFTGRIHVDAPFDEMHGRFVIDHGLVVTAVLIPV; translated from the coding sequence GTGCTGGAGAGGCTGCTGCCGGCGGCGGTCCGGAGCGCTGAGGCGTTCGGTGACGATCCCGGCGAGCCGTGCTTTCCGGGGGAAGAGGACCTGGTCGCCAGCGCGGTGCCGGGGCGGCGGCGGGAGTTCGTGACCGCACGGCGATGTGCCCGGGAGGCGCTGGCTCTGCTCGGCCGGCCGGCCGTGGCGATCCGGCCCGGGAGCAGGCGGGAACCGCTCTGGCCGGACGGGATCACCGGGAGCATCACGCACTGCGCCGGATACCGGGCCGCGGCGGTGGCGCTGCGGTCCGAGGTCGCGAGCGTCGGCATCGACGCGGAACCGCACGCGCCGCTGCCGGTCCGGGTGCTGCCCGCCGTCACCACCGAGGCCGACCGGGAGCATCTCGCCGGCCTCGAACCCGGGACGCACTGGGACCGGCTGCTGTTCAGCGCCAAGGAGTCGATCTACAAGGCGTGGTACCCGATCACCGGCCGCTGGCTGGGCTTCGACGACGTGACGCTGACGATCGAGCCGGCCGCCGGGACGTTCACCGGGCGGATCCACGTCGACGCGCCGTTCGACGAGATGCACGGCCGGTTCGTGATCGACCACGGCCTGGTGGTCACGGCGGTGCTGATCCCGGTCTGA
- a CDS encoding glycogen/starch/alpha-glucan phosphorylase, giving the protein MDLRQGIGLRKLGKTVDEFQQDLLSNLYFRRGTTVESASMRDAYETLSLTVRDHLAERRARTAAAHYASNPRWVYYLSAEYLLGAQLEQNLLYSGTGEIAAQAVKYFGLSLEDIEALDIEPGLGNGGLGRLAACLVDSMATRDIPAVGYGIRYDFGIFKQSISEAGQAERPDDWAFQGNPWEFPAPDDRQTVGFYGHTEPVAGSTIRKQWVPGEIVLGEPSHMLVPGYGTETVNIVRLWRARGSEASFDLSRFSAGQYAEAVQEAVRAENISKVLYPDDSTELGRELRLKQQYFLVSCSLRDIVRRFRLRNESWDDFAEKTVIQLNDTHPTIAIPELMRLLVDEYDVEWDRAWSITRRTFAYTCHTLLPEALETWPVHVFERLLPRHLEIIYLINMLFLREVEERFPGDADRVRRMSIIGEEGERRVRMANLAVVGTEAVNGVAELHSKLLRETVLNDFADLWPAKFQNVTNGISPRRFVRLANPRLSDLITESLGDDGWLTDLERLAELEAFAGDASFQERWRSIKRVNKVDLAVGDPDSLHDVMIKRFHEYKRQQLKLLHIITLYHRIRANPGADWVPRTILFAGKAAPAYHAAKNIIRLINAVAATIAADPVVSPYLKVVFAENYNVTLAEKIIPAADLSEQISLAGKEASGTGNMKLALNGALTIGTLDGANIEIRARVGAENFFLFGLDAFEAAEARIAGYRPWEFYEQDAELRQAIDAINAGVFGGVGHEVADSLLGHDEYLTLADFRAYLQSQEEVERAWRDQDRWTRMSILNTAHSGFFSADRTVADYAARIWRVSPVPVPKDH; this is encoded by the coding sequence TGGGTCTACTACCTCTCCGCCGAGTACCTGCTCGGCGCCCAGCTCGAACAGAACCTGCTCTACTCCGGCACCGGCGAGATCGCCGCCCAGGCCGTCAAATACTTCGGGCTCAGCCTGGAGGACATCGAGGCGCTCGACATCGAGCCCGGCCTCGGCAACGGCGGCCTGGGACGGCTCGCGGCCTGTCTCGTCGACTCGATGGCGACCCGTGACATCCCGGCCGTCGGCTACGGCATCCGCTACGACTTCGGCATCTTCAAGCAGTCGATCAGTGAGGCCGGGCAGGCCGAACGCCCGGACGACTGGGCCTTCCAGGGCAACCCGTGGGAGTTCCCCGCGCCGGACGACAGGCAGACCGTCGGCTTCTACGGGCACACCGAGCCGGTGGCCGGATCCACGATCCGCAAGCAGTGGGTTCCCGGTGAGATCGTGCTCGGCGAGCCCAGCCACATGCTGGTCCCGGGCTACGGCACGGAGACCGTCAACATCGTCCGGCTCTGGCGGGCCCGGGGCAGCGAGGCCTCGTTCGACCTGAGCCGCTTCTCCGCCGGGCAGTACGCCGAAGCCGTGCAGGAAGCCGTCCGCGCCGAGAACATCAGCAAGGTCCTCTACCCCGACGACAGCACCGAACTCGGCCGGGAGCTGCGGCTCAAGCAGCAGTACTTCCTGGTCTCCTGCTCGCTGCGGGACATCGTCCGGCGGTTCCGGCTGCGGAACGAGAGCTGGGACGACTTCGCCGAGAAGACCGTCATCCAGCTCAACGACACGCACCCGACGATCGCGATCCCCGAGCTGATGCGGTTGCTCGTGGACGAGTACGACGTGGAGTGGGACCGGGCCTGGTCGATCACCCGGCGCACGTTCGCGTACACCTGCCACACCCTGCTCCCGGAGGCCCTGGAAACCTGGCCGGTGCACGTCTTCGAGCGGCTCCTGCCCCGCCACCTGGAGATCATCTATCTGATCAACATGCTGTTCCTGCGCGAGGTCGAGGAGCGGTTCCCCGGTGATGCGGACCGGGTGCGCCGGATGTCGATCATCGGCGAGGAGGGCGAACGCCGGGTACGGATGGCGAACCTCGCCGTGGTCGGCACCGAAGCCGTGAACGGCGTCGCCGAGCTGCATTCGAAGCTGCTGCGGGAGACCGTCCTCAACGACTTCGCCGACCTGTGGCCGGCCAAGTTCCAGAACGTCACGAACGGCATCTCGCCGCGCCGGTTCGTGAGACTGGCGAACCCGCGCCTCTCCGACCTGATCACCGAGTCGCTCGGTGACGACGGCTGGCTCACCGACCTGGAGCGCCTCGCCGAGCTGGAGGCGTTCGCCGGCGACGCGTCGTTCCAGGAGCGCTGGCGGTCGATCAAGCGGGTCAACAAGGTGGACCTGGCCGTCGGCGATCCCGACTCGCTGCACGACGTGATGATCAAACGGTTCCACGAGTACAAGCGCCAGCAGCTCAAACTGCTGCACATCATCACGCTCTACCACCGGATCCGGGCCAATCCGGGCGCCGACTGGGTGCCGCGGACGATCCTGTTCGCCGGCAAGGCGGCGCCGGCCTACCACGCGGCGAAGAACATCATCCGGCTGATCAACGCGGTGGCGGCCACGATCGCGGCGGATCCGGTCGTCTCGCCGTACCTGAAGGTGGTCTTCGCCGAGAACTACAACGTCACCCTCGCCGAGAAGATCATCCCGGCCGCCGACCTGAGCGAGCAGATCTCGCTCGCCGGCAAGGAGGCGTCCGGCACCGGCAACATGAAGCTCGCCCTCAACGGCGCGCTCACGATCGGCACGCTCGACGGCGCCAACATCGAGATCCGGGCGCGGGTCGGCGCGGAGAACTTCTTCCTGTTCGGCCTCGACGCGTTCGAGGCGGCCGAGGCCCGGATCGCCGGGTACCGGCCGTGGGAGTTCTACGAGCAGGACGCCGAGCTCCGGCAAGCCATCGACGCTATCAACGCGGGCGTCTTCGGCGGCGTCGGGCACGAGGTCGCGGACTCGCTGCTCGGCCACGACGAGTACCTCACGCTCGCCGACTTCCGGGCGTACCTGCAGAGTCAGGAAGAGGTCGAGCGCGCCTGGCGCGACCAGGACCGGTGGACCAGGATGTCGATCCTGAACACGGCCCACAGCGGCTTCTTCTCCGCGGACCGCACGGTCGCCGACTACGCCGCCCGCATCTGGCGGGTGTCTCCGGTCCCGGTTCCCAAGGACCATTGA